A region from the Vicinamibacterales bacterium genome encodes:
- a CDS encoding PAS domain S-box protein — translation MTSRLLREPTRRKGDTRGTTAKSASPTTKLSRRPATPKKLPTAIGNSAAGTAAGIIEVRRQETLLKTGALQNAILNSANFSSIATDAKGVIQIFNVGAERMLGYAAIEVMNKITPADISDPDEVIIRAKALSVELGTPIAPGFEALVFKASRGIEDIYELTYFRKDGSRFPAVVSVTALRDAQDAIIGYLLIGTDNTARKQAEEALLKAGALQSAIFNSANFSSIATDAKGVIQIFNVGAERMLGYAAADVMNKITPADISDPQEVIARAKALSVELATPITPGFEALVFKASRGIEDIYELTYIRKDGSRFPAIVSVTALRDAQGEIIGYLLIGTDNTARKQVEEEQKRLDQRLRDQQFYTRSLIESNIDAIMTTDPSGIISDVNKQMEALTGCTRDELIGAPFKNYFTDPERADAAIKLVLSEKKVTDYELTASAWDGTETVVSYNATTFYDRDRRLQGVFAAARDVTERKRFELALQETNVELESAKSAAEKANLAKSDFLSNMSHELRSPLNAILGFAQLLESTSPLPTPSQKDSIGHILQAGWHLLKLINEVLDLAVVESGMLSISPEPASLAEVLADCEAMMEPQAQQRHISMTFPKLDMPHFVLADRTRVKQVLINLLSNAIKYNREQGTVEVKCAVSTPGRVRISVKDTGAGLPPEKLSQLFQPFNRLGQESSTEEGTGIGLVMSKRVVELMKGVIGVESAVGVGSVFWFELLLTPAPQPTAASAESTVVVPAREVSSAPLRTLLYVEDNPANLALVEQLISRRSDIRLMTAVNGAVGIELARAARPEVILMDINLPGISGIEALKILRDDPATAHILIVALSANAMPRDIQKGLEAGFFRYLTKPIKVNEFMGTLDLALESATMGARANRAAESA, via the coding sequence ATGACCAGCCGGCTCCTCCGCGAACCGACACGGCGCAAGGGCGACACGCGCGGTACGACGGCCAAGAGCGCGTCGCCGACCACTAAGCTCTCGCGCCGACCGGCCACGCCCAAGAAGCTTCCCACTGCAATTGGCAATTCCGCCGCTGGCACGGCGGCGGGCATCATCGAGGTGCGGCGCCAGGAAACCCTGCTCAAGACCGGCGCCTTGCAGAATGCGATTCTCAATAGCGCCAATTTCTCGAGTATCGCCACCGACGCGAAGGGCGTCATCCAGATCTTCAACGTCGGCGCCGAGCGGATGCTGGGCTACGCGGCCATCGAGGTGATGAACAAGATCACGCCGGCCGACATTTCCGATCCGGACGAAGTGATCATTCGCGCCAAGGCCCTCAGCGTCGAACTCGGCACCCCGATTGCGCCGGGGTTCGAAGCGCTGGTGTTCAAGGCCTCGCGCGGGATCGAGGACATCTACGAACTGACCTATTTCCGCAAGGACGGCAGCCGCTTCCCGGCGGTGGTGTCGGTCACGGCGCTGCGCGACGCGCAGGACGCCATCATCGGCTACCTGTTGATTGGCACCGACAACACCGCGCGCAAGCAGGCCGAAGAGGCGCTGCTCAAGGCGGGCGCCCTGCAGAGCGCGATTTTCAACAGCGCCAATTTCTCGAGTATCGCCACCGACGCCAAGGGCGTCATTCAGATCTTCAACGTCGGCGCGGAACGCATGCTCGGCTACGCCGCCGCCGACGTGATGAACAAGATCACGCCGGCCGATATTTCCGATCCGCAGGAGGTGATCGCGCGTGCCAAGGCGTTGAGCGTGGAGCTCGCCACACCGATCACCCCGGGCTTCGAGGCCTTGGTGTTCAAGGCGTCACGCGGCATCGAGGACATCTACGAGCTGACCTACATTCGCAAGGACGGCAGCCGCTTTCCGGCGATTGTGTCGGTCACGGCGCTGCGCGATGCGCAAGGCGAGATCATCGGCTATCTCCTGATCGGCACGGATAATACCGCGCGCAAGCAGGTTGAAGAGGAACAGAAGAGACTGGACCAGCGCCTGCGCGACCAGCAGTTCTATACGCGCTCGCTCATTGAATCCAACATCGACGCGATCATGACGACCGATCCGTCCGGCATCATTTCAGACGTCAATAAGCAGATGGAGGCGCTGACCGGCTGCACGCGTGACGAGTTGATCGGCGCGCCGTTCAAGAACTACTTCACCGACCCGGAGCGGGCCGATGCGGCCATCAAGCTCGTGTTGAGTGAAAAGAAGGTCACCGACTACGAGCTGACCGCGAGCGCCTGGGACGGCACCGAAACCGTCGTGTCCTACAACGCGACGACCTTCTACGACCGGGATCGGCGGCTGCAAGGCGTCTTCGCGGCCGCGCGCGATGTCACCGAGCGAAAACGCTTCGAGCTGGCACTCCAGGAAACCAACGTCGAACTGGAGAGCGCCAAGTCCGCGGCGGAGAAAGCCAACCTCGCGAAATCAGATTTCCTGTCCAACATGAGCCATGAGCTTCGCAGCCCGCTCAATGCCATCCTCGGCTTCGCCCAGCTCCTGGAGTCGACCTCGCCGTTGCCGACGCCCTCCCAGAAGGACAGCATTGGCCACATCCTGCAGGCGGGGTGGCACCTGCTGAAGTTGATCAACGAAGTCCTCGATCTCGCAGTGGTCGAATCGGGGATGCTGTCGATCTCGCCGGAACCGGCGTCGCTGGCCGAAGTCTTGGCCGACTGCGAGGCCATGATGGAGCCGCAAGCGCAACAGCGTCACATCAGCATGACCTTTCCCAAGTTGGACATGCCGCACTTTGTCCTCGCCGATCGAACCCGCGTGAAGCAGGTGCTGATCAACCTGCTGTCCAACGCGATCAAATACAACCGGGAGCAGGGCACGGTCGAGGTGAAGTGCGCCGTCAGCACGCCGGGACGCGTGCGCATCAGCGTCAAGGATACCGGCGCGGGATTGCCTCCAGAAAAGCTGTCGCAGCTGTTTCAGCCGTTCAACCGTCTCGGACAAGAGAGCAGCACCGAGGAAGGCACCGGCATCGGCCTCGTGATGAGCAAGCGGGTGGTCGAGCTGATGAAAGGCGTGATCGGCGTGGAAAGCGCGGTCGGGGTAGGCAGCGTATTCTGGTTCGAACTGCTGCTGACTCCCGCACCACAACCGACCGCGGCCAGCGCCGAATCCACCGTCGTCGTGCCGGCGCGAGAGGTGTCCAGCGCACCGCTGCGCACATTGCTCTATGTCGAGGACAACCCGGCGAACCTGGCGTTGGTCGAGCAGTTGATTTCGCGCCGATCCGACATTCGCTTGATGACCGCGGTGAATGGTGCCGTCGGCATCGAGTTGGCGCGAGCCGCTCGTCCGGAGGTGATCCTGATGGACATCAACCTGCCTGGAATCAGCGGTATCGAAGCGCTGAAAATCCTGCGCGATGACCCGGCCACCGCGCACATCCTCATTGTGGCCCTCAGTGCCAATGCCATGCCGCGCGATATCCAGAAGGGCCTGGAGGCGGGCTTCTTCCGATATCTCACCAAGCCGATCAAGGTCAACGAGTTCATGGGGACGCTCGATTTGGCCCTGGAATCTGCCACCATGGGAGCCAGGGCCAATAGGGCGGCGGAATCAGCATGA
- a CDS encoding ice-binding family protein: MVVSSNTSARERGLGPVPVNLGTAGTFAILSKSGITDVYASAVVGDVGTSPITGAALLLTCGEVSGKLFVVDAAGPLPCATNDASFLDSAVLDMGFAYDDAAGRVFPDFTELGAGEIGGLTLEPGLYKWGTGLLITTDVTLTGGPDDVWIFQVAGTLNQANGTRVTLAGGARAKNIFWQVAGATTLGTTAHFEGILLGKTLIAVNTGASVNGRLLAQTAVTLQMNAVTQPAK; encoded by the coding sequence ATGGTCGTATCCAGCAACACCAGCGCGCGTGAGCGCGGCCTCGGTCCGGTGCCGGTGAACCTCGGCACGGCGGGCACCTTCGCCATCCTGAGCAAGAGCGGAATCACCGACGTCTATGCCTCCGCCGTTGTCGGGGATGTTGGCACGAGCCCGATCACCGGTGCAGCTCTGCTGCTGACGTGCGGGGAAGTGTCGGGGAAACTGTTCGTGGTCGACGCGGCTGGTCCGCTTCCCTGCGCGACAAATGATGCCAGCTTTCTCGACTCGGCGGTGCTTGACATGGGATTCGCTTACGACGACGCGGCTGGACGAGTCTTCCCCGACTTCACGGAACTGGGCGCCGGTGAAATTGGCGGACTGACGCTCGAGCCTGGCCTCTACAAATGGGGGACCGGCCTCTTGATTACGACCGATGTCACCCTCACGGGTGGCCCGGACGATGTCTGGATCTTCCAGGTGGCGGGCACCTTGAATCAGGCCAACGGCACGCGGGTGACCCTGGCCGGCGGTGCGCGGGCCAAGAACATCTTCTGGCAGGTCGCTGGCGCGACAACGCTGGGAACCACCGCACACTTCGAGGGTATCCTGCTGGGCAAGACGCTGATCGCGGTCAACACCGGCGCATCGGTGAACGGCAGGCTGTTGGCGCAGACGGCGGTCACGCTTCAGATGAATGCGGTAACTCAGCCCGCCAAGTAA
- a CDS encoding response regulator transcription factor yields the protein MIRILIVDDHAIVRRGVRALLSDEFHGATFGEAADVRQALEHLRDHTWDVALLDITMPGKNGLEFLKEVEAEWPKLPVLVLSGHPEDQFAVRVLKAGAGGYMTKESAPEELAKAIHKILAGGRYVSPALAEKLALGVNKDVTRAPHETLSDREYDVMSRIAAGKTVTEIADELALSVKTISTYRARVLVKLGVKNSAEIVQYAIRNDLVM from the coding sequence ATGATTCGAATCCTGATCGTCGATGACCACGCGATTGTCCGGCGGGGTGTGAGGGCGCTGCTTTCCGATGAGTTCCACGGCGCCACATTTGGCGAAGCCGCCGATGTACGTCAGGCGCTCGAACACCTTCGCGACCACACGTGGGATGTCGCGCTGCTCGACATCACCATGCCGGGAAAAAATGGCTTGGAGTTCCTCAAGGAAGTGGAGGCCGAATGGCCCAAGCTCCCGGTGCTGGTACTCAGCGGCCACCCGGAAGATCAATTTGCCGTTCGTGTCCTGAAGGCGGGAGCGGGAGGCTACATGACCAAGGAGAGCGCTCCCGAGGAGTTGGCGAAGGCCATCCACAAGATCCTGGCCGGTGGCCGATACGTCAGTCCCGCGCTGGCCGAAAAGCTCGCCCTGGGCGTCAACAAGGATGTCACGCGCGCGCCGCACGAGACCCTCTCCGACCGTGAGTATGACGTCATGTCCCGGATCGCCGCGGGCAAGACCGTGACCGAAATCGCCGACGAGCTGGCACTCAGCGTCAAGACGATCAGCACCTATCGAGCGCGCGTGCTGGTGAAGCTCGGCGTCAAGAACAGCGCGGAAATCGTCCAGTACGCGATCCGGAACGACCTGGTGATGTGA
- a CDS encoding response regulator, whose product MPDHQARILIVDDKLPNRLVLEGMLRPEGFLLQSAASGQEALAMVAQQAPDLVLLDVLMPGMDGYQVVGAIKGNPATKNIPIIIITALDDRNARMLGLSAGAEDFLAKPVDRAELCVRVRNLLRLSRTAELVESERLLRASSEQLRHLAAHLLSVREEERTRISREVHDELGQSLTAVKMDLAWLEARMPKDGEMLERIRATRQLADSIIQSIRRISTELRPAVLDLGLAAAVEWQVQEFQARSGIQCTVRLLTTDVVAADASTAMFRIFQETLTNVARHAEATRAEVVLQKQRDRLVLLIRDNGRGFDQADPSLSKSLGLLGMRERAAILGGRVNISSAPGKGTTVTAWIPIP is encoded by the coding sequence ATGCCTGACCATCAGGCACGCATTCTGATCGTGGATGACAAGCTCCCCAACCGGCTGGTTCTGGAGGGCATGCTCCGGCCAGAAGGCTTTCTCCTCCAGAGCGCTGCCAGTGGCCAGGAAGCACTCGCCATGGTCGCCCAGCAAGCGCCCGACCTGGTCCTGCTCGACGTGCTGATGCCAGGGATGGACGGGTACCAGGTGGTGGGCGCGATCAAGGGCAACCCCGCCACGAAGAACATTCCCATCATCATCATCACCGCCTTGGACGATCGCAACGCCAGGATGCTCGGGCTGAGCGCCGGCGCCGAGGACTTTCTCGCCAAACCTGTTGATCGCGCAGAACTGTGCGTGCGGGTGAGGAACCTGTTGCGCCTCTCGCGCACGGCGGAGTTGGTCGAGAGCGAGCGGCTGCTGCGGGCATCGAGCGAGCAGTTGCGGCATCTTGCGGCGCACTTGCTGTCGGTGCGAGAAGAGGAGCGGACCAGGATCTCCCGAGAAGTCCACGACGAGCTGGGCCAGTCGTTGACCGCGGTGAAGATGGACCTCGCCTGGCTGGAGGCGCGGATGCCGAAGGACGGCGAGATGCTCGAGAGGATTCGCGCCACGCGGCAGTTGGCCGACAGCATCATCCAATCCATTCGCAGAATCTCAACAGAACTCCGGCCGGCGGTCCTGGATCTGGGCCTGGCGGCCGCCGTGGAATGGCAGGTCCAGGAATTCCAGGCTCGATCTGGTATTCAGTGCACGGTCCGGCTGCTCACCACAGACGTTGTTGCGGCGGACGCATCGACCGCCATGTTTCGCATTTTCCAGGAGACGCTGACCAATGTCGCTCGCCACGCCGAAGCCACGCGGGCCGAGGTGGTCCTGCAGAAGCAACGCGACCGGCTGGTTCTGCTGATCAGGGACAATGGCCGCGGTTTTGACCAGGCGGATCCCTCCCTGTCCAAGTCGCTCGGCTTGCTGGGGATGAGGGAACGCGCGGCGATTCTGGGCGGCCGCGTGAACATCTCCAGTGCTCCGGGCAAAGGGACCACCGTCACCGCCTGGATTCCGATCCCATGA
- a CDS encoding ABC transporter ATP-binding protein: MTGSPDLLKGRTRRVRKNLQKGLALAWAASPSALVRYTVLGMISAAMPPVAVYLGAVLVNRIAEARQLNLQWTDLLPIVIGLWVATGVQRAIGAYMGYGRNLFVRRVQLEAERRLLEQASKVDLGHFDNSDWHDRLARAKRDVSWRPGDLTWSVLGLSGNIVTIVLMAGLLASLHYVLVVLAAVAALLSLALERRVTARLYEFFYKETPEEREREYLGDLLVQPRTTKEIRAYVLADYLLGRHRERSEELYRLREQMYRSGTRISMLTGLVTGTALALAYMFVAIQGVAGAIDPGGVVLVIGAFSSVSGTLAQISSTFVSVDQHTTFLEDYFSFLSIDPLVPVASPARPVPASLAAGIEFDDVAFTYPGGTEPAVAGLNLHIRSGELMALVGENGAGKSTLVKLLLRFYDVDRGAVRVGGADVRELNPGELRNHIGVLIQDFASYELTVRENVAMGRPDGAVDDERVLAALRDSRSEWLVKKMPNGLDSKVGRLFEGGHDLSGGEWQRLALARIMYRNADIWILDEPTASLDPEAEAAIFAELKQMLHGRIGIVISHRFSTVRIADRIAVIADGKVTELGSHEELLKAGGRYAQLFELQAAGYR; encoded by the coding sequence ATGACCGGCAGTCCCGACCTCCTGAAGGGCCGCACCCGCCGCGTCAGGAAGAACCTGCAGAAGGGCCTGGCCCTGGCGTGGGCGGCGTCGCCGAGCGCGCTGGTTCGCTACACCGTGCTGGGGATGATCTCAGCCGCCATGCCCCCGGTGGCGGTCTACCTTGGCGCGGTGCTGGTCAACCGCATCGCCGAGGCGCGTCAGCTGAACCTGCAGTGGACCGACCTGCTGCCCATCGTGATCGGGTTGTGGGTGGCCACCGGCGTGCAGCGCGCGATTGGCGCCTACATGGGCTACGGCCGCAACCTCTTCGTGCGCCGCGTCCAGCTCGAAGCGGAACGCCGGTTGCTCGAGCAGGCCTCGAAGGTGGACCTCGGCCACTTCGACAACTCCGACTGGCACGACCGCCTGGCCCGCGCCAAGCGCGACGTCTCGTGGCGGCCCGGCGACCTCACCTGGTCCGTGCTCGGCCTGTCCGGAAACATCGTCACCATCGTGCTGATGGCCGGGTTGCTGGCGAGCCTGCACTACGTGCTCGTGGTGCTCGCGGCGGTGGCCGCCCTGCTGTCGCTGGCGCTCGAGCGCCGCGTCACGGCGCGGCTCTACGAATTCTTCTACAAGGAGACGCCCGAGGAGCGCGAGCGCGAATACCTGGGCGACCTGCTCGTGCAGCCCCGCACCACGAAAGAGATTCGCGCCTACGTGCTGGCCGACTACCTGTTGGGCCGGCACCGCGAGCGTTCCGAAGAGCTCTACCGCCTCCGCGAGCAGATGTACCGGTCCGGCACGCGGATCTCGATGCTCACCGGCCTGGTGACCGGAACCGCGCTGGCGCTGGCGTACATGTTCGTCGCCATCCAGGGCGTCGCCGGCGCCATCGATCCCGGTGGCGTGGTGCTGGTCATCGGTGCCTTCTCGTCGGTGTCCGGGACGCTGGCGCAGATCTCCAGCACGTTCGTGTCGGTCGATCAGCACACGACGTTTCTCGAAGACTATTTCTCGTTCCTGTCGATCGATCCGCTGGTGCCGGTCGCCTCGCCGGCGCGCCCGGTGCCGGCCTCGCTCGCGGCGGGCATCGAGTTCGACGACGTCGCGTTCACGTATCCGGGCGGCACCGAGCCGGCCGTGGCGGGATTGAACCTGCACATCCGCAGCGGCGAGCTGATGGCGTTGGTGGGGGAGAACGGCGCCGGCAAAAGCACGCTGGTCAAGTTGCTGTTGCGCTTCTACGACGTCGACCGGGGCGCGGTCCGCGTCGGTGGCGCCGATGTGCGGGAACTGAATCCCGGGGAGCTGCGGAATCACATCGGCGTGCTGATCCAGGACTTCGCCAGTTACGAGCTGACCGTCCGCGAGAACGTCGCCATGGGGCGGCCGGACGGCGCCGTGGACGACGAGCGCGTGCTGGCCGCGCTCCGGGACTCACGGAGCGAATGGCTGGTGAAGAAGATGCCGAACGGCCTCGACTCGAAGGTGGGCCGCCTCTTCGAGGGCGGCCACGACCTGTCGGGCGGCGAGTGGCAGCGCCTGGCGCTGGCCCGGATCATGTACCGCAACGCCGACATCTGGATCCTGGACGAACCGACCGCGTCGCTGGATCCGGAAGCGGAGGCTGCGATCTTCGCCGAACTCAAACAGATGCTGCATGGCCGCATCGGCATCGTCATCTCGCACCGCTTCTCGACGGTGCGCATTGCCGATCGCATTGCGGTGATCGCGGATGGGAAGGTGACCGAGCTGGGCTCGCACGAGGAGCTGCTGAAGGCGGGCGGCCGCTACGCGCAGCTGTTCGAGTTGCAGGCGGCGGGGTACCGGTAG
- a CDS encoding aminotransferase class I/II-fold pyridoxal phosphate-dependent enzyme, translated as MAAAAGTAFQAPANGRYDFDTIYNRFGSHSVKFDQQIRAYGKGSVDVGMGIADIDFKAAPCITDALNARMKHENWGYLDMGEATAMMTEAVAAWNKKHYGIDIDPKTILLATGVHPGLIAALQTFSPRGSKVLLQTPTYNGFYSDLTFTQTKAEDVPLKNVNGKFAMDFEEFERRISIDTHTFILCNPQNPTGNCWSAEDLTRIGEICLKHRVVVLADEIHCDWVGKGQKYTPFASLANQAVVNNSLTFKAASKSFGLAAHKVAWLHSTNPDLLARVRVNLRADLNTMGMVANQAAITQGADWQQQANEYVDGTHDLVVNYVADKIPMIKTGRPQGTYLSWLDVTAVAEKINSKQLAADYNKNKPANMPTLTPEQMVERFFVKYAKVHLNQGASYGTGGQNHMRMNIGTSRKLVETALNNIANACKSAGTNTNLV; from the coding sequence ATGGCGGCCGCAGCCGGCACCGCTTTCCAGGCTCCTGCCAACGGCAGGTACGACTTCGACACCATCTACAACCGGTTTGGCTCCCACTCGGTCAAGTTCGACCAGCAGATCCGCGCCTACGGCAAGGGCAGCGTGGACGTGGGCATGGGCATCGCCGACATCGACTTCAAGGCGGCGCCGTGCATCACCGACGCCCTCAACGCCCGCATGAAGCACGAGAACTGGGGTTACCTCGACATGGGCGAGGCGACCGCGATGATGACCGAAGCGGTCGCCGCCTGGAACAAGAAGCACTACGGCATCGACATCGATCCGAAGACGATTCTGCTCGCCACCGGCGTGCACCCCGGGCTGATTGCGGCGTTGCAGACGTTCTCGCCGCGCGGCAGCAAGGTGCTGTTGCAGACACCGACGTATAACGGCTTCTACTCGGACCTCACCTTCACGCAGACCAAGGCCGAGGATGTTCCGCTCAAGAACGTCAACGGCAAGTTCGCGATGGACTTCGAGGAGTTCGAGCGTCGCATCAGCATCGACACGCACACCTTCATCCTGTGCAACCCGCAGAACCCCACGGGCAACTGCTGGTCGGCGGAAGACCTCACCCGCATCGGTGAAATCTGCCTGAAGCACCGTGTCGTGGTGTTGGCCGACGAAATCCATTGCGACTGGGTCGGCAAGGGGCAGAAGTACACGCCGTTTGCCAGTCTTGCGAACCAGGCCGTCGTCAACAACAGCCTCACGTTCAAGGCCGCCAGCAAGTCGTTCGGCCTCGCCGCCCACAAGGTGGCGTGGCTCCATTCGACCAACCCGGACCTGCTGGCCCGCGTGAGGGTGAACCTCCGCGCCGACCTCAACACCATGGGCATGGTCGCCAACCAGGCGGCCATCACCCAAGGCGCCGACTGGCAGCAGCAGGCCAATGAGTACGTGGACGGCACGCACGACCTGGTCGTGAACTACGTCGCCGACAAGATCCCGATGATCAAGACCGGCCGTCCGCAGGGCACCTACCTGTCGTGGCTCGACGTCACCGCCGTGGCCGAGAAGATCAACTCGAAACAGCTGGCGGCCGACTACAACAAGAACAAGCCCGCCAACATGCCGACGCTCACGCCCGAACAGATGGTGGAGCGGTTCTTCGTCAAGTACGCCAAGGTGCACCTGAACCAGGGCGCGTCCTATGGCACCGGTGGCCAGAACCACATGCGCATGAACATCGGCACCTCGCGCAAGCTGGTGGAAACGGCGCTGAACAACATCGCCAATGCCTGCAAGAGCGCCGGCACCAACACGAACCTGGTCTAA
- a CDS encoding aldolase/citrate lyase family protein — MSLRLCFAMVGVTLVAGALTVNAQNPPPPRPSAPAPQTPAPNADPYANNPNAGATQFPLAAAAGKDSGAKATAPPGAVNQGAFDPATWKYGSAFAPPAAAAVWNPAKLKLMQGGKVTGGTLFAATDPSTYCAMANAGYDFIWTEMQHGQTDWQAVSRMWRTCPNAKAVPGARVAYTDEREIQHALDAGALVVVVPTVDTVAEAIQARDWTYFPPLGRRSNGGGQAFDAAMWGGVPGGYRNTANDNVVLILMIETLEGLKNADEIAKVAGVSAIFAASGDLGNFSGYRQGTPDYERAINIVHDAAVKAGVKLCGPFAWRDRPDFSCFQAGSETAAIARGAAAELGALANTQGQPAVGPFAVNPKAQ, encoded by the coding sequence ATGAGTCTCAGACTGTGTTTCGCGATGGTTGGAGTTACGCTGGTTGCGGGCGCGCTGACGGTAAACGCGCAGAACCCGCCGCCACCTCGGCCCTCAGCGCCGGCGCCGCAAACGCCGGCTCCGAACGCCGACCCCTACGCCAACAACCCGAATGCGGGCGCGACGCAGTTTCCGCTCGCGGCAGCGGCCGGAAAAGATAGCGGCGCCAAAGCGACCGCGCCGCCCGGCGCCGTCAACCAGGGGGCCTTCGACCCGGCGACGTGGAAGTACGGGTCCGCATTCGCGCCGCCTGCCGCCGCGGCCGTGTGGAACCCGGCGAAGCTGAAGCTGATGCAGGGCGGCAAGGTGACCGGCGGAACGTTGTTCGCGGCCACCGACCCATCCACCTACTGCGCCATGGCCAACGCCGGCTACGACTTCATCTGGACCGAGATGCAGCACGGGCAGACCGACTGGCAGGCGGTGTCGCGGATGTGGCGCACGTGCCCGAATGCCAAGGCGGTGCCGGGCGCGCGCGTGGCGTACACCGACGAGCGCGAGATCCAGCATGCGCTGGATGCCGGCGCGCTCGTGGTGGTGGTGCCGACGGTGGATACGGTGGCCGAGGCGATCCAGGCGCGAGACTGGACCTACTTCCCGCCGCTCGGCCGTCGCAGCAACGGCGGCGGCCAGGCCTTTGACGCCGCCATGTGGGGCGGCGTCCCCGGCGGCTACCGCAATACCGCCAACGACAACGTTGTCTTGATCCTGATGATCGAGACGCTCGAAGGTTTGAAGAACGCGGATGAGATCGCCAAGGTCGCGGGCGTCAGCGCCATCTTCGCGGCCAGCGGCGATCTCGGCAACTTCTCCGGCTACCGGCAGGGCACGCCCGACTACGAACGCGCCATCAACATCGTCCACGACGCGGCGGTGAAGGCGGGCGTGAAGTTGTGCGGGCCGTTCGCGTGGCGCGATCGCCCCGACTTCAGTTGCTTCCAGGCGGGCAGTGAAACAGCGGCGATTGCCCGAGGGGCCGCGGCGGAACTCGGGGCGCTGGCGAACACGCAGGGGCAGCCGGCAGTCGGTCCGTTCGCGGTGAATCCGAAGGCCCAATAG
- a CDS encoding sugar phosphate nucleotidyltransferase, whose translation MKALLLARGLGRRMQASGGTGTLTAGQHAAAAAGAKGMMPVGQAQRPFVDYVLSALADAGCDDVCLIVAPGHDGIRDHFAGAGRPERVRLSFAVQPSADGTARAVLAGQSFAGHDPFLVLNADNLYPVEVLQALVALDGPGLPAFERDALVRESGFRADRVAGFALLDVDAAGHLCGIIEKPDAARLAAAGGQALVSMNVWRFDHRIFPACRDVPMSARGEFELPEAVGLAITTGMPFRVVRAHGAVLDLSRQADVPLVSARLAGLEPRP comes from the coding sequence ATGAAAGCGCTCCTCCTCGCCCGCGGCCTTGGCCGCCGCATGCAGGCGAGCGGCGGCACCGGCACCCTGACGGCCGGCCAGCACGCCGCGGCCGCCGCCGGCGCCAAGGGGATGATGCCGGTTGGCCAGGCGCAGCGGCCATTTGTGGACTACGTGCTGAGCGCGCTGGCCGATGCCGGATGCGACGACGTCTGCCTGATCGTGGCGCCCGGTCACGACGGCATTCGCGACCACTTCGCCGGAGCGGGCCGGCCGGAACGCGTGCGACTGTCATTCGCGGTGCAACCGTCGGCTGACGGTACCGCGCGCGCGGTGCTGGCCGGGCAGTCGTTCGCCGGCCACGACCCGTTCCTGGTCCTCAACGCCGACAACCTCTATCCCGTCGAGGTGTTGCAGGCGCTGGTGGCGCTCGATGGCCCCGGACTTCCGGCCTTCGAACGGGACGCGTTGGTGCGCGAGAGCGGGTTTCGCGCGGATCGCGTGGCCGGGTTCGCGCTGTTGGACGTGGACGCGGCCGGCCATTTGTGCGGCATCATTGAGAAGCCGGATGCGGCGCGGCTCGCGGCCGCCGGCGGACAGGCACTGGTCAGCATGAACGTCTGGCGATTCGACCACCGCATCTTCCCCGCCTGCCGCGACGTGCCGATGTCGGCGCGCGGCGAGTTCGAGCTGCCGGAAGCCGTGGGGCTGGCCATCACCACCGGCATGCCGTTCCGCGTCGTGCGCGCACACGGCGCGGTGCTCGACCTGTCGCGCCAGGCCGACGTGCCCCTCGTCTCCGCCCGCCTGGCCGGACTGGAACCACGGCCATGA